Proteins found in one Planctomycetes bacterium MalM25 genomic segment:
- the gdhB_2 gene encoding Quinoprotein glucose dehydrogenase B precursor gives MPLRHNGSAPLPRASRRGRFEPLEDRRLLAATPIEVYAAGLSGTEKVALEISGVEVRRWENVGGDFSGGQFVTLDYTHPTDATADDVVVRLVDSAGAGKDLRVDGVRVAGAKFEAESPTNWNTGTWSNQLSAIVPGFAGSEYIYSNLGALHFSADATSQLRVRAAGATGEELMRLWIDGVAVAEWADVGGDYNNRAFVAFDYTHPSKVAADRVRVEFVNDGRTADDRDRNLKVDAITIDGRVYHSEATTTMSTGTWRDGEIVPGFPQSESLHGEGFFQYSSRPAGGSRMIVFAAGTVGDEEIAVNVAGSEAARIRGLGGDYNLRRFEPHAVIHPRTLSIDDLEVAFLNDGSPGGFDRNVRIDAIELDGVRNETEDLTTFSTGTYLPDRGGVKPGFVQDERLHINGVLQYGQDPDEAGELSLGETQYRVNETGGFVEVGFVRTADRGSVTLDYTTVDGEAIAGEDYTTTSGTLVFADGQTVATVQIPILDDNALEGRHAFNLSADRVTGGATLGQPRTTTVTIFDDDAPNLGDGVGLLGQYYSGTGFGTLLTERTDATIDFNWGNGSPAPSVGADNFSVRWTGEIEPLYSETYTFETITDDGVRLWINNQLIIDRWIDQAPTAHTGSITLEANVKYDIRMEMYEQSGVAAAQLRWSSASQPYQIVPTSQLYSEVIIPETGQFVAETIIDSGLSRPTGIDFSVVNDDDYLFISQQDGRVRLAIDGVLQSEVVVDYRTPVNNVRDRGLLGMAVHPDLTANPYLYLLYTYDPPETAGQSGLAAPDNFGNRGSRLTRLTLDASNAYRTVVPGSDVVLLGTGSTWNNLSSPDKDSTSDIGLPPSGLDQNGDWVPDILITDSQSHTIGALDFGPDGSLFVTNGDGTSYGRVDPRTTRVQDRESLSGKVLRIDPLTGEGYSDNPFYTGDTTDDQSKVYNYGLRNPFTLAVEPNTGVPYVGDVGWNSWEEINGGRGQNFGWPFYEGGAASGGLGGDAINRQTGGYKDLAEAQAFYAAGGDALATPPLWSRSHGAGGVAIVLGDFYTGDLYPSRFDNALFFTDFGDPTVRAITLDAEGALDQSYVVMGSVGQVVEMSMGPDGRMYFVDLQGKIGRINYVEPPAELASADAGSPLTAPASLPFEEPVNSGRGAASLSIEEPSDTAFALLLLEGSSPGGVEDSAAEWSTADETDQLEESEEGLSLGEAF, from the coding sequence ATGCCCCTCCGCCACAACGGTTCGGCCCCGCTGCCCCGAGCTTCCCGCCGAGGTCGCTTCGAGCCGCTCGAAGACCGGCGCCTGCTCGCCGCCACGCCGATCGAGGTTTACGCGGCGGGGCTCTCGGGCACGGAAAAGGTGGCCCTTGAGATAAGTGGCGTCGAGGTGCGGCGATGGGAGAACGTCGGCGGTGACTTCTCCGGCGGCCAGTTCGTGACGCTCGACTACACGCACCCGACCGACGCCACCGCCGACGACGTGGTCGTCCGTCTGGTCGATAGCGCGGGCGCCGGCAAGGACCTGCGGGTCGATGGCGTGCGAGTCGCCGGCGCCAAGTTCGAAGCCGAATCCCCCACGAACTGGAACACGGGGACTTGGTCCAACCAGCTCAGCGCGATCGTGCCCGGGTTCGCCGGGTCGGAATACATTTACTCGAACTTGGGAGCGTTGCACTTCTCTGCCGACGCGACCTCTCAGCTACGCGTCCGTGCCGCGGGCGCCACGGGCGAGGAACTGATGCGGCTGTGGATCGACGGCGTTGCGGTGGCGGAATGGGCCGACGTCGGCGGCGACTACAACAACCGTGCGTTCGTCGCTTTCGACTACACGCATCCGTCGAAGGTCGCGGCCGACCGCGTGCGCGTCGAGTTCGTGAACGACGGCCGCACCGCCGACGACCGCGACCGCAACTTGAAGGTCGACGCCATCACGATCGACGGTCGCGTCTACCATTCCGAAGCCACCACCACCATGAGCACCGGCACCTGGCGTGATGGCGAGATCGTGCCCGGTTTTCCTCAGAGCGAGTCGCTGCACGGAGAGGGCTTTTTCCAGTACTCCTCGCGTCCCGCGGGCGGCTCGCGGATGATCGTGTTCGCCGCGGGGACCGTGGGGGACGAGGAGATCGCGGTGAACGTCGCCGGTTCCGAGGCGGCACGCATCCGGGGCCTGGGCGGCGACTACAACCTCAGGCGCTTCGAGCCCCACGCCGTCATCCACCCCCGCACCCTCTCGATCGACGACCTCGAAGTCGCCTTCCTCAACGACGGCTCGCCCGGGGGATTCGACCGCAACGTCCGCATCGACGCGATCGAACTCGACGGCGTGCGGAACGAGACCGAGGATCTCACCACCTTCTCCACGGGGACCTACCTGCCCGATCGCGGCGGCGTGAAGCCAGGCTTTGTGCAGGACGAGCGGCTGCACATCAACGGCGTCCTCCAGTACGGGCAAGACCCCGACGAGGCGGGCGAGCTCTCGCTTGGGGAGACGCAGTACCGCGTGAACGAGACCGGCGGGTTCGTCGAAGTCGGGTTCGTCCGCACGGCGGACCGAGGCTCCGTGACCCTCGACTACACCACCGTCGATGGCGAAGCGATCGCGGGTGAGGACTACACCACGACCAGCGGCACGCTCGTGTTCGCCGACGGCCAGACCGTCGCCACCGTGCAGATCCCCATCCTGGACGACAACGCCCTGGAGGGCCGCCACGCCTTCAACCTCTCCGCCGACCGGGTCACCGGGGGGGCGACACTCGGCCAGCCCCGGACGACCACGGTCACCATCTTCGACGACGACGCGCCCAACCTGGGCGACGGCGTCGGGCTCCTCGGGCAGTACTACAGCGGGACGGGCTTCGGCACCCTGCTGACCGAACGGACCGACGCGACGATCGATTTCAACTGGGGCAACGGGTCCCCCGCCCCGTCCGTCGGAGCCGACAACTTCTCCGTGCGTTGGACCGGCGAGATCGAACCGCTCTACAGCGAGACCTACACCTTCGAGACGATCACCGACGACGGGGTCCGGCTCTGGATCAATAACCAACTGATCATCGATCGGTGGATCGACCAGGCACCCACCGCTCACACCGGGTCGATCACCCTCGAAGCAAACGTCAAGTACGACATCCGCATGGAAATGTACGAGCAGAGTGGCGTCGCGGCGGCCCAGCTCCGCTGGTCGAGCGCCTCGCAACCGTACCAGATCGTCCCCACGTCGCAGCTGTACAGCGAGGTGATCATCCCCGAGACCGGCCAGTTCGTCGCCGAGACGATCATCGACTCCGGGCTGTCGCGACCCACCGGCATCGACTTCTCCGTGGTCAACGACGACGACTACCTCTTCATCTCGCAGCAGGACGGACGCGTTCGCCTCGCGATCGACGGCGTGCTGCAGTCCGAGGTCGTCGTCGATTACCGCACGCCGGTCAACAACGTGCGGGACCGCGGCCTGCTCGGCATGGCGGTGCATCCCGACCTGACCGCGAACCCATATCTCTACCTCCTCTACACGTACGACCCGCCCGAGACAGCCGGCCAGAGCGGCCTCGCCGCTCCCGACAACTTCGGCAACCGGGGCTCTCGGCTCACGCGGCTCACGCTCGACGCGTCGAACGCCTACCGCACCGTCGTCCCGGGTAGCGACGTCGTGCTGCTCGGCACAGGGAGCACTTGGAACAATCTCAGCTCACCCGACAAGGACAGCACGAGCGACATCGGCCTGCCCCCTTCGGGCCTCGACCAGAACGGCGACTGGGTCCCGGACATCCTGATCACCGACAGCCAGTCGCACACAATTGGCGCGCTCGACTTCGGGCCGGACGGATCGCTGTTCGTCACCAACGGCGACGGCACCAGCTACGGACGCGTCGATCCCCGCACCACGCGGGTCCAAGATCGCGAGAGCCTGTCGGGCAAGGTGCTGAGGATCGACCCGCTCACCGGGGAGGGGTACAGCGACAACCCGTTCTACACGGGGGACACCACCGACGATCAATCGAAGGTCTACAACTACGGCCTCCGCAACCCGTTCACCCTGGCCGTCGAACCGAACACGGGCGTCCCCTACGTGGGCGATGTCGGCTGGAACTCGTGGGAGGAGATCAACGGCGGGCGCGGGCAGAACTTCGGCTGGCCCTTCTACGAAGGGGGCGCCGCCTCGGGCGGGCTGGGCGGCGATGCGATCAACCGCCAGACCGGTGGCTACAAAGACCTCGCCGAAGCCCAGGCCTTCTACGCCGCCGGCGGCGACGCCCTCGCCACCCCGCCGCTGTGGAGCCGGTCGCACGGGGCGGGCGGGGTCGCGATCGTGCTGGGCGACTTCTACACCGGCGACCTCTACCCCTCGCGGTTCGACAACGCCCTGTTCTTCACCGACTTCGGCGACCCCACGGTCCGCGCTATCACCCTCGACGCGGAGGGCGCGCTCGATCAGTCGTACGTCGTCATGGGCTCGGTCGGCCAGGTGGTCGAAATGTCAATGGGTCCCGACGGGCGGATGTACTTCGTCGATCTGCAAGGCAAGATCGGCCGCATCAACTACGTCGAGCCGCCCGCGGAGTTGGCATCCGCCGACGCCGGATCGCCCCTCACGGCTCCCGCCTCACTCCCTTTCGAGGAGCCGGTCAACAGCGGCAGAGGCGCCGCCTCTCTCTCCATCGAAGAGCCCAGCGACACGGCGTTCGCCCTGCTCCTGCTCGAAGGATCGTCTCCGGGGGGGGTGGAAGATTCGGCGGCCGAATGGAGCACCGCGGATGAAACCGACCAACTAGAAGAGTCCGAAGAGGGGCTTTCGCTCGGCGAAGCCTTCTAG